Proteins co-encoded in one Streptococcus pyogenes genomic window:
- the rlmB gene encoding 23S rRNA (guanosine(2251)-2'-O)-methyltransferase RlmB: MEDKDTIETNDIVYGVHAVTESLQANTGNKLYIQEDLRGKKVDNIKSLATQKKVAISWTPKKTLSQMTDGAVHQGFVLRVSAFAYTDVDEILEIAEQEANPLILILDGLTDPHNLGSILRTADATNVCGVIIPKHRSVGVTPVVSKTSTGAVEHIPIARVTNLSQTLDKLKARGFWIFGTDMNGTPSDCWNTNGKLALVIGNEGKGISTNIKKQVDEMITIPMNGHVQSLNASVAAAILMYEVFRNRR, translated from the coding sequence ATGGAAGATAAAGATACTATTGAAACAAACGATATCGTCTATGGTGTTCATGCCGTTACAGAAAGCCTTCAAGCAAATACAGGAAATAAGCTTTATATCCAAGAGGATTTAAGAGGAAAGAAAGTGGATAACATCAAAAGCTTAGCGACACAAAAAAAGGTCGCTATTTCATGGACGCCTAAAAAAACCTTGTCACAAATGACTGATGGAGCTGTGCATCAAGGTTTTGTTCTGAGAGTATCAGCTTTTGCCTATACTGATGTTGATGAGATCCTCGAAATAGCAGAGCAAGAAGCAAATCCTTTGATTCTTATTTTAGATGGTCTGACAGATCCTCATAATTTAGGATCGATTTTACGGACAGCTGATGCTACAAATGTATGTGGAGTGATTATTCCTAAACATCGTTCTGTTGGTGTGACTCCAGTGGTTTCAAAGACGTCTACAGGTGCTGTTGAACATATTCCGATAGCGAGAGTAACTAACCTTAGTCAAACTCTAGATAAATTGAAAGCAAGAGGATTCTGGATTTTTGGCACAGACATGAATGGAACACCGTCTGATTGCTGGAACACTAATGGTAAACTTGCTTTAGTCATTGGTAACGAAGGTAAAGGCATCTCTACCAATATCAAAAAGCAAGTTGATGAAATGATTACGATTCCTATGAATGGTCACGTACAGAGCTTAAATGCTAGCGTAGCGGCAGCTATTCTCATGTATGAAGTTTTCCGAAATAGGCGCTAA
- a CDS encoding NYN domain-containing protein, translating into MKKRILLVDGYNMIAFWQSTRQLFKTNQLDQARNTLLTKLNHYAHFENINIICVFDAQYVPGLRQRYDQYYISVVFTEEDETADSYIERMAAELNTAIHMVEVATSDLNEQWTIFSQGALRVTARELEQRVHTVKADLDKMSRDIDLKTPKLRPFDQGQLIQLKDFMSQLDR; encoded by the coding sequence ATGAAAAAACGGATATTATTAGTAGATGGGTATAATATGATTGCCTTTTGGCAATCAACCCGTCAGTTGTTTAAGACAAATCAGCTTGATCAGGCACGTAACACACTTTTAACAAAACTTAATCATTATGCCCATTTTGAGAATATTAATATTATTTGTGTTTTTGATGCCCAATATGTACCGGGGTTAAGGCAACGATATGACCAGTATTATATCTCAGTGGTATTTACAGAGGAAGACGAAACAGCAGATAGCTACATTGAGCGCATGGCAGCAGAGTTAAATACGGCTATACATATGGTAGAAGTAGCTACGAGTGATTTAAATGAACAATGGACGATTTTTTCTCAAGGAGCTCTTCGTGTCACTGCAAGAGAATTAGAGCAAAGAGTTCATACTGTCAAAGCTGATTTAGATAAAATGTCTAGAGATATTGATCTCAAAACGCCTAAACTGCGGCCTTTTGACCAAGGACAGCTTATTCAATTGAAGGATTTTATGTCTCAGTTAGATCGATAA
- a CDS encoding DegV family protein: MTFTIMTDSTADLNQTWAEDHDIVLIGLTILCDGEVYETVGPNRISSDYLLKKMKAGSHPQTSQINVGEFEKVFREHARNNKALLYLAFSSVLSGTYQSALMARDLVREDYPDAVIEIVDTLAAAGGEGYLTILAAEARDSGKNLLETKDIVEAVIPRLRTYFLVDDLFHLMRGGRLSKGSAFLGSLASIKPLLWIDEEGKLVPIAKIRGRQKAIKEMVAQVEKDIADSTVIVSYTSDQGSAEKLREELLAHENISDVLMMPLGPVISAHVGPNTLAVFVIGQNSR; encoded by the coding sequence ATGACCTTTACAATAATGACAGATTCAACCGCTGATTTGAATCAAACCTGGGCAGAAGATCATGATATTGTCCTTATAGGATTAACGATTTTGTGCGATGGAGAGGTTTATGAAACGGTCGGTCCTAACCGTATTAGTAGTGATTACCTTTTGAAAAAGATGAAAGCTGGCAGTCATCCTCAAACCAGTCAGATTAATGTGGGAGAGTTTGAGAAGGTTTTTCGTGAACATGCTAGGAACAACAAAGCACTGCTTTATCTTGCTTTTTCTTCGGTTTTATCGGGTACCTATCAAAGCGCTCTAATGGCACGCGATCTTGTTCGAGAAGATTATCCCGATGCGGTGATTGAAATTGTTGATACCTTGGCTGCTGCAGGAGGAGAAGGCTATCTAACCATTTTAGCAGCAGAAGCCAGAGATAGTGGCAAAAATTTACTGGAGACTAAAGATATTGTTGAAGCAGTGATCCCTCGACTGCGCACCTATTTCTTAGTAGATGATCTTTTTCATTTGATGCGTGGTGGGCGTCTGTCAAAAGGTTCAGCTTTTCTAGGCAGTTTAGCCAGTATCAAACCTCTTTTGTGGATTGATGAGGAAGGGAAATTGGTGCCCATTGCAAAAATTCGGGGACGCCAAAAAGCCATCAAAGAAATGGTGGCTCAAGTGGAAAAAGATATTGCGGATTCGACGGTTATTGTCTCTTATACAAGCGATCAGGGTAGTGCCGAAAAGTTACGAGAAGAGCTGCTGGCGCATGAGAATATTAGCGATGTTCTTATGATGCCACTAGGACCAGTTATCTCAGCTCACGTTGGTCCTAACACCCTGGCAGTTTTTGTGATTGGGCAGAATTCCCGTTAA
- the pnp gene encoding polyribonucleotide nucleotidyltransferase, producing MSKQTFTTTFAGKPLVVEVGQVAKQANGATVVRYGDSTVLTAAVMSKKMATGDFFPLQVNYEEKMYAAGKFPGGFMKREGRPSTDATLTARLIDRPIRPMFAEGFRNEVQVINTVLSYDENASAPMAAMFGSSLALSISDIPFNGPIAGVQVGYIDGEFIINPDKEQMEASLLELTVAGSKEAINMVESGAKELSEDIMLEALLKGHQAIQELIAFQEQIVAVVGKEKAEVELLQVDVDLQADIVAKYNAQLQKAVQVEEKKAREAATEAVKEMVKAEYEERYAEDENLATIMRDVAEILEQMEHAEVRRLITEDKIRPDGRKIDEIRPLDAVVDFLPKVHGSGLFTRGQTQALSVLTLAPMGETQIIDGLAPEYKKRFLHHYNFPQYSVGETGRYGAAGRREIGHGALGERALEQVLPSLEEFPYAIRLVAEVLESNGSSSQASICAGTLALMAGGVPIKAPVAGIAMGLISDGTNYTVLTDIQGLEDHFGDMDFKVAGTREGITALQMDIKIAGITPQILEEALAQAKKARFEILDVIEATIAEPRPELAPTAPKIDTIKIDVDKIKVVIGKGGETIDKIIAETGVKIDIDDEGNVSIYSSDQAAIDRTKEIIAGLVREAKVGEVYHAKVVRIEKFGAFVNLFDKTDALVHISEIAWTRTTNVSDVLEVGEDVDVKVIKIDEKGRVDASMKALIPRPPKPEKKEEKHD from the coding sequence ATGTCAAAACAAACCTTTACAACAACATTTGCAGGGAAACCCCTTGTTGTTGAAGTTGGTCAAGTCGCTAAGCAAGCCAATGGGGCAACCGTTGTTCGTTATGGCGACTCAACTGTCCTGACCGCAGCTGTTATGTCTAAGAAAATGGCAACGGGTGATTTCTTCCCCCTTCAAGTTAATTACGAAGAAAAAATGTATGCCGCTGGTAAATTCCCAGGAGGTTTCATGAAACGTGAGGGACGCCCTTCAACAGATGCGACCTTGACAGCTCGCTTGATTGACCGCCCGATTCGTCCCATGTTTGCCGAAGGTTTTCGTAACGAAGTACAAGTGATTAACACTGTCCTTTCTTATGATGAAAATGCTAGCGCTCCAATGGCAGCGATGTTTGGCTCATCTCTGGCCTTGTCAATCTCAGATATTCCATTTAATGGACCGATTGCAGGTGTTCAAGTTGGCTATATTGATGGCGAGTTCATCATTAACCCAGATAAAGAACAGATGGAAGCATCACTCTTAGAATTAACTGTTGCTGGTAGCAAAGAAGCCATCAATATGGTTGAGTCTGGTGCCAAAGAATTATCAGAAGACATCATGCTTGAGGCTCTTTTAAAAGGTCACCAAGCTATTCAAGAATTAATTGCCTTCCAAGAACAAATCGTAGCAGTTGTTGGTAAAGAAAAAGCTGAGGTTGAACTGTTACAGGTTGATGTAGACTTACAAGCTGATATTGTGGCTAAGTACAATGCTCAACTGCAAAAAGCTGTTCAAGTTGAAGAGAAAAAAGCGCGTGAAGCAGCCACAGAAGCCGTTAAAGAAATGGTTAAGGCTGAATACGAAGAGCGTTACGCAGAAGACGAAAACCTAGCAACCATTATGCGTGACGTGGCAGAAATCCTTGAACAAATGGAGCATGCTGAGGTGCGCCGCCTCATTACAGAAGACAAGATTCGTCCTGATGGTCGTAAGATTGACGAAATTCGTCCGCTTGATGCTGTGGTTGACTTCTTGCCAAAAGTACATGGATCAGGTCTTTTTACGCGCGGTCAAACGCAGGCCTTGTCAGTTTTGACTTTGGCACCAATGGGAGAAACTCAAATCATTGATGGTCTGGCCCCAGAGTACAAAAAACGCTTTTTGCATCACTACAATTTCCCGCAATATTCAGTTGGTGAAACGGGTCGTTACGGAGCTGCTGGTCGTCGTGAAATTGGACACGGTGCCTTAGGTGAACGCGCTCTTGAACAAGTCTTGCCAAGCTTAGAAGAGTTTCCTTATGCTATTCGTTTAGTTGCCGAAGTTCTAGAATCTAACGGTTCGTCTTCTCAGGCTTCTATCTGTGCTGGGACCCTTGCCCTAATGGCTGGTGGTGTGCCGATTAAAGCGCCTGTGGCAGGGATTGCCATGGGTCTCATTTCCGATGGGACGAATTATACAGTCTTGACCGATATCCAAGGTCTTGAAGACCACTTTGGAGATATGGACTTTAAAGTGGCAGGAACTCGTGAAGGGATTACAGCCCTTCAAATGGATATTAAGATTGCAGGAATTACCCCTCAAATCCTAGAAGAAGCTCTTGCACAAGCTAAAAAAGCTCGCTTTGAAATCCTTGATGTGATTGAAGCAACTATCGCTGAACCACGTCCTGAGTTAGCCCCAACTGCACCGAAAATTGACACCATCAAGATTGACGTAGACAAAATCAAAGTGGTTATCGGTAAAGGTGGCGAAACTATTGACAAGATTATTGCCGAAACGGGTGTCAAAATTGATATTGATGACGAAGGAAATGTCTCTATCTACTCAAGTGACCAAGCTGCCATTGACCGCACTAAAGAAATTATTGCAGGTCTTGTTCGTGAAGCTAAGGTAGGCGAAGTTTACCATGCTAAGGTTGTCCGTATTGAGAAATTTGGTGCCTTTGTCAACCTCTTTGACAAGACAGATGCTCTTGTTCACATTTCTGAAATTGCCTGGACGAGAACGACCAACGTGTCAGATGTCCTTGAAGTGGGTGAAGACGTTGATGTTAAGGTCATTAAGATTGATGAGAAGGGTCGTGTGGATGCCTCAATGAAAGCTTTGATTCCACGCCCACCAAAACCAGAGAAAAAAGAAGAAAAACATGACTAA
- the rpsI gene encoding 30S ribosomal protein S9 has product MAQAQYAGTGRRKNAVARVRLVPGTGKITVNKKDVEEYIPHADLRLIINQPFAVTSTEGSYDVFVNVVGGGYGGQSGAIRHGIARALLQVDPDFRDSLKRAGLLTRDARMVERKKPGLKKARKASQFSKR; this is encoded by the coding sequence ATGGCACAAGCACAATATGCAGGTACTGGCCGTCGTAAAAACGCTGTTGCACGCGTTCGTTTGGTTCCAGGTACTGGTAAAATCACTGTTAACAAAAAAGATGTAGAAGAATACATCCCACATGCTGACTTACGTTTGATCATCAACCAACCTTTTGCAGTTACATCAACTGAAGGTTCATACGACGTTTTCGTTAACGTTGTTGGTGGTGGTTACGGTGGACAATCAGGTGCGATCCGTCATGGTATCGCTCGTGCGCTTCTTCAAGTAGACCCAGACTTCCGCGATTCATTGAAACGCGCTGGCCTTCTTACACGTGACGCACGTATGGTTGAACGTAAAAAACCAGGTCTTAAGAAAGCTCGTAAAGCTTCACAATTCTCAAAACGTTAA
- a CDS encoding type II toxin-antitoxin system RelE/ParE family toxin produces the protein MDYKKYQIIYAPDVLEKLKEIRDYISQNYSSTSGQRKMEQIISDIEKLEVFPEVGFDADEKYGSKIIHYHSTKGYTLSKDYIVLYHIEGEENRIVIDYLLPTQSDYIKLFK, from the coding sequence TTGGACTATAAGAAATATCAGATTATCTATGCTCCTGATGTTTTAGAGAAGCTAAAAGAAATTCGTGATTATATTTCTCAAAACTATTCCTCAACATCAGGTCAGCGTAAAATGGAGCAAATCATTAGCGACATAGAAAAACTCGAGGTTTTCCCAGAAGTTGGTTTTGATGCCGATGAAAAATATGGTTCAAAAATCATCCATTATCACAGCACTAAAGGTTATACCTTAAGTAAAGATTATATTGTCCTATACCATATCGAGGGGGAAGAAAATAGGATCGTTATTGATTACTTGCTTCCTACTCAAAGCGACTATATAAAGTTATTCAAATAA
- a CDS encoding DeoR/GlpR family DNA-binding transcription regulator, with amino-acid sequence MKKKERHEKILDILKVDGFIKVKDIIDEMNISDMTARRDLDTLADKGLLIRTHGGAQYLDYSSAKDEGHEKTHTEKKVLQTTEKKQIAQRAKNIIKDGETVFIGPGTTLEHLAVELKNRNIRVITNSLPVFLILHPSTTIDLILIGGECREITGAFVGAIAINNLETLTFSKAFVSANAVYNNSIATYSDLEGEVQRVALNNAVEKILLVDSTKFESYDFYNFYQLDQVDLIVTDKNVTTDIIEKYKKFSKIIIADK; translated from the coding sequence ATGAAAAAGAAAGAGCGTCATGAAAAAATTCTCGATATCTTAAAAGTTGACGGTTTTATAAAAGTAAAAGATATTATCGATGAAATGAACATCTCAGATATGACCGCTAGACGAGATCTCGATACATTGGCAGATAAAGGATTACTTATCAGGACCCATGGTGGTGCTCAATATTTGGATTATTCTTCAGCAAAGGACGAAGGTCACGAGAAAACACACACTGAAAAGAAGGTCTTACAGACTACCGAAAAAAAACAAATTGCACAAAGAGCTAAAAACATTATTAAAGATGGCGAAACTGTCTTTATAGGTCCAGGGACAACATTAGAGCATCTAGCTGTCGAATTGAAAAATAGAAATATCAGAGTTATTACAAATAGCCTTCCTGTTTTTTTAATTTTGCACCCGAGCACTACTATTGATTTGATTTTAATTGGTGGTGAATGTCGTGAAATTACTGGTGCTTTTGTTGGTGCTATTGCCATTAATAACCTAGAAACATTAACATTTTCAAAAGCTTTTGTCAGCGCAAACGCAGTTTACAATAATTCTATTGCGACGTACAGTGATCTCGAAGGAGAAGTTCAAAGGGTTGCATTGAATAATGCTGTTGAGAAAATCCTTCTAGTTGATAGTACCAAGTTTGAAAGTTATGACTTCTATAATTTTTACCAACTAGATCAAGTGGACTTAATTGTGACTGATAAAAATGTGACAACTGATATCATAGAAAAGTACAAGAAATTCTCAAAAATCATAATCGCTGACAAGTAA
- the rplM gene encoding 50S ribosomal protein L13: MNKTTFMAKPGQVERKWYVVDATDVPLGRLSAVVASVLRGKNKPTFTPHTDTGDFVIVINAEKVKLTGKKATDKVYYTHSMYPGGLKSITAGELRSKNAVRLIEKSVKGMLPHNTLGRAQGMKLKVFVGGEHTHAAQQPEVLDISGLI; this comes from the coding sequence ATGAACAAAACAACTTTCATGGCTAAACCAGGCCAAGTTGAACGCAAATGGTACGTTGTTGACGCAACTGATGTGCCACTTGGACGTCTTTCTGCAGTAGTTGCTAGCGTACTTCGCGGAAAAAACAAACCAACTTTCACACCACATACTGATACAGGTGATTTTGTTATCGTTATCAACGCTGAAAAAGTTAAATTAACTGGTAAAAAAGCAACTGATAAAGTTTACTACACTCACTCAATGTACCCAGGTGGTTTGAAATCAATCACTGCTGGTGAACTTCGCTCTAAAAACGCAGTTCGCTTGATTGAAAAATCAGTTAAAGGCATGCTTCCACATAACACTCTTGGACGTGCACAAGGTATGAAATTGAAAGTCTTCGTTGGCGGTGAGCATACTCACGCAGCACAACAACCAGAAGTACTTGACATCTCAGGACTTATCTAA
- the cysE gene encoding serine O-acetyltransferase produces MGWWKESIAIVKALDPAARNSLEVILTYPGIKALAAHRLSHFLWRHHFKLLARMHSQFWRFWTQIEIHPGAQIAPGVFIDHGAGLVIGETAIVEKGVMLYHGVTLGGTGKDCGKRHPTVRQGALISAHAQVIGPIDIGANAKVGAAAVVLSDVPEDVTVVGVPAKIVRVHGQKDNRQIQSLQKQREVSYQLSK; encoded by the coding sequence ATGGGTTGGTGGAAAGAAAGTATAGCTATTGTTAAAGCTCTAGACCCAGCTGCTCGTAATAGTCTTGAGGTTATCCTAACTTATCCAGGCATCAAAGCCCTAGCTGCTCATCGTTTGTCTCATTTTCTTTGGCGACATCATTTTAAATTACTAGCCAGAATGCATAGCCAATTTTGGCGATTTTGGACACAAATTGAAATCCATCCTGGAGCACAAATCGCTCCTGGAGTCTTCATTGACCATGGTGCTGGTCTTGTTATTGGAGAGACAGCAATTGTTGAAAAAGGTGTGATGCTTTATCATGGGGTGACCCTAGGTGGAACCGGAAAAGATTGTGGCAAGCGTCATCCAACGGTTCGACAAGGTGCCTTAATTTCGGCACATGCCCAAGTGATTGGACCTATTGACATCGGAGCAAATGCTAAAGTAGGGGCAGCAGCTGTTGTGTTATCAGATGTTCCTGAAGACGTGACAGTTGTAGGTGTGCCAGCTAAGATAGTACGAGTGCATGGGCAAAAAGATAATCGTCAAATTCAAAGTTTACAAAAACAACGAGAGGTCTCTTATCAGTTGTCAAAATGA
- a CDS encoding helix-turn-helix transcriptional regulator codes for MKNLKLKAARAGKDLSQQALADLVGVSRQTIAAVEKGDYNPTINLCIAICRVLDKTLDDLFWEADDSR; via the coding sequence ATGAAGAACCTCAAATTAAAAGCAGCGCGTGCAGGCAAAGATTTGTCTCAACAAGCTCTAGCAGATTTGGTAGGCGTCTCCAGACAAACCATTGCGGCTGTTGAAAAAGGTGATTACAACCCAACGATTAATCTTTGCATTGCCATTTGTCGAGTGCTTGATAAGACTTTAGATGACCTTTTTTGGGAAGCTGATGATTCTCGTTAA
- a CDS encoding DNA-damage-inducible protein J: MTTVKKNRAVTFQANKELVSEAMTVLNKKNLTLSSALRLFLQNVVVTNEVDLLTEEELEKEKLFKQFQAEINKNIEDVRQGKFYTSEEVRAELGL; this comes from the coding sequence ATGACTACAGTAAAAAAAAACAGAGCGGTTACCTTTCAAGCTAATAAAGAATTGGTAAGCGAAGCAATGACAGTATTAAACAAAAAAAATTTAACCTTATCATCTGCTTTAAGATTATTCCTACAAAATGTCGTTGTCACAAACGAGGTTGACTTATTGACGGAAGAGGAGTTAGAGAAAGAAAAACTTTTCAAGCAATTTCAAGCTGAAATCAACAAAAATATTGAGGATGTTCGTCAAGGGAAGTTTTATACCTCTGAGGAAGTGAGGGCTGAACTTGGACTATAA
- a CDS encoding Mini-ribonuclease 3, producing the protein MTNPVDVNLINGIALAFEGDAVYSYYVRRHLIFQGKTKPSQLHRLATRYVSAKAQANLIQAMLEAQLLTEKEEDIYKRGRNTNSHTKAKNADIITYRMSTGFEAIMGYLDMMGQKERLEELIRWCIEYVEKQQLISS; encoded by the coding sequence GTGACTAATCCAGTTGATGTGAATTTGATTAATGGCATTGCCCTAGCCTTTGAAGGGGATGCGGTTTATTCCTACTATGTTCGTCGTCATCTCATTTTTCAAGGTAAAACGAAACCTAGCCAGCTACACCGTTTAGCAACGAGATATGTTTCTGCTAAGGCACAAGCCAACTTGATTCAGGCTATGTTAGAAGCGCAGCTATTGACCGAAAAAGAAGAAGACATCTATAAGCGTGGTCGCAATACCAATAGCCATACTAAAGCTAAGAATGCCGATATTATTACCTATCGTATGTCGACAGGTTTTGAAGCCATTATGGGTTATCTTGATATGATGGGCCAAAAAGAGCGGTTAGAAGAATTGATCAGATGGTGTATTGAGTATGTAGAAAAGCAACAATTGATATCCTCATAA
- the cysS gene encoding cysteine--tRNA ligase, translating to MIKIYDTMTRSLRKFVPLTENTVNIYVCGPTVYNYIHIGNARSAVAFDTIRRYFEYTGYQVNYISNFTDVDDKIIKAATQAGVSPKELSDRFIAAFIEDTKALGVKPATQNPRVMDYIAEIISFVESLIEKDFAYEADGDVYFRVEKSEHYAKLANKTLSELEVGASGRTDAETALKENPLDFALWKSAKAGEVSWDSPWGFGRPGWHIECSVMATEILGDTIDIHGGGADLEFPHHTNEIAQSEAKTGKTFANYWMHNGFVTVDNEKMSKSLGNFVTVHDMLQTVDGQVLRFFLATQQYRKPINFTEKTIHDAEINLKYLKNTLQQPLTETADEQELKQFVIAFQDAMDDDFNTANGITVVFDMAKWINSGSYTEPVKSAFEKMLAVFGIIFEEEVLEVDIEALIAKRQEARANRDFATADAIRDQLAVQGIKLLDTKDGVRWLRD from the coding sequence ATGATTAAAATTTATGATACCATGACCCGTTCGCTCCGCAAGTTTGTACCTTTGACTGAAAATACAGTCAATATATACGTTTGTGGACCGACGGTCTATAATTATATTCATATTGGAAATGCTAGATCAGCGGTCGCTTTTGACACCATTCGACGTTATTTTGAGTATACTGGCTATCAGGTCAATTACATTTCCAATTTTACCGATGTCGATGATAAAATTATCAAGGCTGCTACTCAAGCAGGTGTTTCTCCTAAAGAATTGTCAGATCGCTTTATTGCAGCTTTTATAGAAGATACCAAGGCACTTGGTGTTAAGCCAGCCACACAAAATCCTCGTGTTATGGATTATATAGCAGAAATCATTTCATTTGTTGAAAGTCTCATTGAAAAAGATTTTGCTTACGAAGCAGATGGAGATGTGTATTTCCGCGTGGAAAAGTCAGAGCATTATGCCAAGCTAGCTAATAAAACCCTGTCAGAACTTGAAGTTGGAGCCAGTGGTCGAACAGATGCTGAGACAGCTTTAAAAGAAAATCCACTGGACTTTGCTCTTTGGAAATCAGCTAAGGCAGGTGAGGTTTCTTGGGATAGCCCCTGGGGGTTTGGTCGTCCAGGCTGGCACATTGAATGTTCTGTGATGGCTACTGAAATTCTTGGTGATACCATTGATATTCATGGTGGCGGAGCTGATTTGGAATTTCCTCATCATACCAATGAAATTGCCCAATCTGAGGCCAAAACAGGCAAGACTTTTGCTAACTATTGGATGCACAATGGGTTTGTCACTGTTGATAACGAAAAAATGTCCAAGTCACTAGGTAATTTTGTGACCGTTCATGACATGTTACAAACCGTTGATGGTCAGGTTTTGCGATTCTTTCTTGCGACACAACAGTACCGAAAACCAATTAACTTCACTGAAAAGACTATTCATGATGCGGAAATCAATCTGAAGTATCTTAAAAACACCTTGCAACAACCGCTGACAGAAACTGCAGATGAGCAAGAGCTAAAACAGTTTGTAATAGCTTTCCAAGACGCTATGGACGATGATTTCAATACAGCAAATGGGATTACCGTCGTATTTGACATGGCCAAGTGGATTAATTCTGGCTCCTATACAGAACCTGTTAAAAGCGCTTTTGAGAAAATGTTAGCTGTTTTTGGCATTATCTTTGAAGAAGAGGTGCTTGAGGTTGACATTGAAGCCTTGATTGCCAAGCGACAAGAAGCACGCGCGAATCGTGATTTTGCCACAGCTGATGCCATTCGAGATCAGTTAGCAGTTCAAGGCATCAAGCTGCTAGATACCAAAGATGGTGTGAGGTGGCTGCGTGACTAA
- a CDS encoding SseB family protein, with translation MTKSNELDIRLRAFINAPDNFLDSLALVNAFHNFPVWAAKEPYVIEVEGVKVTPVFTDKEDMARFKEEQKSAQSQYWLERSALAVLEEVITSGAAGLIFNLKKKGDFGNSTIFKSSDMIQFMNHYTTVLNTLMSDDNVAADTMEKVYLVPAFVYPKDNNHYDRLFPTMSTPEGKSYVPAFSNLQSFAKWYNQDDFGGLFRKAEGVILTWTIDDIYQPRNGENELDETFGVAINPFDDQQILVDWSELDKS, from the coding sequence ATGACTAAATCAAATGAATTAGATATTCGCTTAAGAGCTTTTATCAATGCGCCTGATAACTTTTTGGATAGCCTTGCGCTTGTCAACGCTTTCCATAATTTTCCTGTCTGGGCTGCTAAAGAACCCTACGTGATAGAAGTCGAAGGTGTCAAGGTTACCCCTGTTTTTACCGATAAGGAAGATATGGCTCGCTTTAAAGAAGAACAAAAGAGTGCTCAAAGTCAGTATTGGCTGGAGCGTTCAGCTCTTGCAGTGCTAGAAGAAGTCATTACATCTGGTGCAGCAGGTCTTATCTTTAACCTTAAGAAAAAGGGAGATTTTGGGAATTCTACCATTTTCAAAAGCAGTGATATGATTCAATTTATGAACCATTACACCACTGTGTTAAATACGCTTATGAGTGATGACAATGTGGCGGCAGATACGATGGAAAAGGTTTACCTTGTTCCTGCCTTTGTTTATCCTAAAGATAATAACCATTACGACCGCCTTTTTCCTACCATGTCAACGCCTGAAGGAAAAAGCTATGTTCCCGCCTTTTCAAATCTTCAAAGCTTTGCGAAATGGTACAACCAAGACGATTTTGGAGGCCTTTTCAGGAAAGCTGAAGGAGTGATTCTGACTTGGACGATTGATGATATTTATCAACCAAGAAATGGTGAAAACGAGCTTGATGAAACGTTCGGTGTCGCCATCAATCCTTTTGATGACCAACAAATTCTTGTTGATTGGTCAGAATTAGATAAGTCGTAG